One Cucumis sativus cultivar 9930 chromosome 1, Cucumber_9930_V3, whole genome shotgun sequence DNA segment encodes these proteins:
- the LOC116404424 gene encoding uncharacterized protein LOC116404424 encodes METYLKKFMDLPLGYKLQHEIQGEKLSKADYSLFIRGKDDFFVVLLVYVDDIIITGANKLIWTLPLTETLHALKLIEDTGLLGAKPNSTLMDPTAKLSISNEDILHDATPYRRLIGKLLYLTISRLNITFAVHKPSQFMTKPTLSHMNATNYLVSYLKGSFGKGIMLPKVKDFSISTFTDANWSSCPDTRRSVTGFCVFIGNSLVSWKFKKQPTVARTSVEAKYRALAVTTCEVIWLRSLLNELQIKVTYPTFLLCDNQAAIFQIISCFMSEPNTSSWTAILFGIE; translated from the exons ATGGAGACTTATTTGAAGAAGTTTATGGACTTGCCATTAGGCTATAAATTGCAACATGAGATTCAAGGGGAGAAACTG TCCAAAGCCGACTATTCTTTGTTCATCAGAGGCAAAGATGACTTTTTTGTAGTCCTCCTTgtttatgttgatgacattatCATCACCGGTGCAAAT AAACTCATATGGACTCTTCCTCTCACAGAGACATTACACGCCCTTAAGCTCATTGAAGATACAGGGCTTCTTGGTGCAAAACCAAATTCTACATTGATGGATCCCACTGCCAAATTGAGTATATCTAATGAAGACATTCTTCATGATGCCACTCCATACAGACGACTCATTGGAAAGCTGCTATATCTAACTATATCACGACTGAATATAACCTTTGCAGTTCATAAACCGAGCCAGTTTATGACCAAACCAACCTTAAGTCACATGAATGCAACCAATTATTTGGTAAGTTATCTCAAAGGATCTTTTGGAAAAGGCATCATGTTACCAAAAGTGAAAGACTTCTCCATTAGCACTTTTACTGATGCAAATTGGAGTTCCTGCCCAGATACAAGACGCTCAGTAACCGGTTTCTGTGTCTTTATTGGAAATTCTCTTGTTTCATGGAAGTTTAAGAAGCAACCGACTGTCGCAAGAACATCTGTGGAAGCTAAATATCGAGCCTTAGCTGTCACTACTTGTGAAGTTATATGGCTTCGAAGTCTTCTTAACGAGCTACAAATTAAAGTTACATATCCAACTTTCCTGTTATGTGATAATCAAGCTGCTATCTTTCAAATAATCTCATGTTTCATGAGCGAACCAAACACATCGAGTTGGACTGCCATTTTGTTTGGGATAGAATAG
- the LOC101221136 gene encoding E3 ubiquitin-protein ligase PUB23 encodes MAEIEVPSDFLCPISLQLMRDPVTISTGITYDRESIKKWLSSCKNQPLSCPVSKQALSSVDLTPNHTLRRVIQGWCSLNERHGVEQIPTPEDESDRGDVVKLILKEAMKSPRSSMLECLKRLKSIVAENESNKIYLQNVESMVFLTSILFEDEDEDEDEDAMVEEAIEIITDINSPTIILNNVLTQNPQLIDTLISIITSTKSPKSRASTIAFLSSLYTISDQMHKTFTKDILFIQLTRALKDQVATKPALQILLRLAPFGRNRIKAVKHGVVFCVVELLLNSTNGKECELAMAVLDRLCECAEGRAELLQHGGGMAVVGRKILRVSNLGNEKAVRILYNVCKNNVGNCGVAEEMVEVGVVGKLCLMLQVGGNLKTKERIKEILHLLQCVFKGTKCVVVPSGFDRF; translated from the exons ATGGCAGAAATCGAGGTTCCTTCTGACTTTTTGTGCCCCATTTCCCTACAACTCATGAGAGATCCGGTAACGATCTCAACCGGGATCACATACGACCGAGAGAGTATCAAGAAATGGCTCTCATCTTGCAAAAACCAACCCCTGAGCTGTCCGGTGTCCAAGCAGGCTCTAAGCAGTGTGGATTTGACACCGAACCATACGCTGCGACGGGTGATCCAAGGGTGGTGTAGTTTGAATGAAAGACATGGGGTGGAGCAGATCCCAACCCCTGAGGATGAGAGTGATAGAGGAGATGTTGTTAAGTTGATCCTTAAGGAGGCAATGAAAAGTCCAAGAAGCTCAATGCTTGAGTGCTTGAAGAGATTGAAATCAATTGTGGCTGAGAATGAGAGCAACAAAATCTACTTGCAG AATGTTGAATCCATGGTGTTCTTAACTTCAATACTGTTCGAGGATGAGGATGAGGATGAAGACGAAGATGCCATGGTAGAAGAAGCCATAGAAATCATTACAGACATCAACTCACCCACCATTATCCTCAACAATGTCCTAACTCAAAACCCTCAACTCATCGATACCCTAATCTCCATCATCACTTCAACCAAATCCCCTAAATCCCGAGCTTCCACCATAGCCTTCCTAAGCTCCCTCTACACCATTTCTGACCAAATGCATAAAACCTTCACAAAAGATATCCTCTTCATCCAGCTCACAAGAGCCTTAAAGGATCAAGTCGCCACAAAACCCGCCCTCCAAATCCTCCTCCGCTTGGCCCCATTTGGCCGGAATCGCATCAAGGCTGTAAAACATGGTGTTGTTTTCTGTGTTGTCGAATTGCTTCTCAACTCCACTAATGGAAAAGAATGCGAGCTGGCAATGGCAGTCCTGGATCGGCTTTGTGAATGCGCCGAAGGCCGTGCAGAGCTGCTTCAACATGGGGGTGGGATGGCTGTGGTGGGGAGAAAGATTCTTAGAGTGTCGAATTTGGGCAATGAGAAAGCAGTGAGGATTTTGTATAATGTTTGCAAGAACAATGTTGGGAATTGTGGAGTTGCTGAAGAGATGGTGGAGGTTGGGGTTGTAGGGAAGCTTTGTTTGATGCTTCAAGTTGGTGGAAATTTGAAGactaaagaaagaattaaGGAGATTCTTCATTTACTTCAATGTGTTTTTAAGGGTACAAAGTGTGTTGTTGTTCCTTCTGGGTTTGATCGATTTTAG
- the LOC101221374 gene encoding expansin-like A1, with protein MGWFLTLFLFLLVSYSTACDRCVHQSNATHYHYDVPASYGSTCGYGKLEFELSKGYFAAVLPSLYKQGASCGACYKVRCKNKTLCNPMGSKVVVTDIHYNNGTDFVLSKKAFFSMALMGKTQQLLNIDTIQVEYKRIPCEYKNKNLLVEIVEWSHKPEVLAIKFLYQGGQTNILAVNITQVGLEKSWRGMIRNFGAIWYIPNVVEGALKLKMMVASGYNNNKWISTKYGIPADWKNGNIYDTGIQIKDHILENCPPNKCGDKPWK; from the exons ATGGGTTGGTTTCTCactttgtttctctttcttcttgtatCTTATTCCACTGCTTGTGATCGCTGTGTTCATCAATCCAATGCTACTCACTATCATTACGATGTACCTGCTTCAT ATGGATCAACATGTGGATATGGAAAATTAGAGTTTGAACTTTCCAAAGGATACTTTGCAGCTGTTTTGCCTTCCCTTTATAAACAAGGAGCTTCTTGTGGTGCTTGctataaa GTAAGATGTAAAAACAAGACATTATGCAATCCAATGGGGAGTAAAGTAGTTGTGACAGACATACATTACAATAATGGAACTGATTTTGTTCTAAGTAAAAAAGCTTTCTTTTCCATGGCTTTGATGGGAAAAACTCAGCAACTTTTGAATATTGATACCATCCAAGTCGAATACAAGAG GATACCGTGtgaatacaaaaacaaaaatttattggtGGAAATTGTAGAATGGAGCCACAAACCAGAGGTATTGGCTATAAAATTCCTATACCAAGGTGGCCAAACCAACATACTAGCAGTTAATATAACTCAG GTTGGGTTAGAGAAATCATGGAGAGGGATGATAAGGAACTTTGGTGCAATTTGGTATATACCAAATGTAGTTGAGGGAGCactaaagttaaaaatgatGGTAGCTTCTGGatataacaacaacaaatggATTTCAACAAAGTATGGAATTCCTGCTGATTGGAAAAATGGAAACATCTATGATACTGGAATTCAAATCAAGGATCACATTCTCGAAAATTGCCCACCTAACAAATGTGGTGACAAGCCATGGAAGTGA